A section of the Acanthochromis polyacanthus isolate Apoly-LR-REF ecotype Palm Island chromosome 1, KAUST_Apoly_ChrSc, whole genome shotgun sequence genome encodes:
- the LOC110957996 gene encoding ensconsin-like isoform X2 produces MPGSIPSMAVQKKQSVVPPSQGPLSTRTIQSQRKGNRAENGSYMKPNSQTKKTASYVNKSAQICNTVTPRAAAAANGLNIDERLKAARERREEHQRLLASRELNRLEREQRARRYYEQQLQERKKKLLEQRIKEERRRAAVEEKRKQRLKEEKERHETAVRRTLEKSQKAQQNLGQNSRGRKLTKNVPRRLPLTAWEKNLVSRLLTPTCSYLARSKSAGCQSGEEVVHVCRRAVSFHSMNTTTTTTPPHKPQHHSSSVHHRASASPSSSQHRSINLAQIKASRKQETVKKNSNSGSNIRSSAANNSVKPAAATQSRTTSPSPERTARRSISRHAAPLQLELPSVPEEDVAVCSSALSPGNSRPVRTSDEGQQEEMRVENTPETACSNLPDTEKEALTRTAGDGSPSKMAPQAPEVTSRPSAGTTNPEEASRLLAEKRREARLQREKEEQERLQREEAERRSREELERRRAEERARQQAEAQRLIEEKRKREEEEQRRAEEERAQAKREAELLQKQREEELAKEQARAEQIKQERDILAQKEEAERQARKKRLEEIMRRTRRTDSPDTKSVPARILPNEAQPKENTVPVHNGTIKDAVKLPVGTKTTQLGLNNEEDMVPVVAFKERRSLRTLTGLEEIQTHQRAEVI; encoded by the exons ATGCCAGGCTCAATACCTAGCATGGCTGTGCAGAAGAAACAGAGTGTCGTCCCTCCATCGCAGGGACCACTCTCTACACGTACCATCCAGAGCCAGAGGAAGGGAAACAGAGCAG AAAATGGCTCTTATATGAAACCAAACTCACAGACAAAGAAAACCGCCTCTTATGTCAACAAGTCTGCCCAAATCTGCAACACAGTGACTCCTCGGGCCGCTGCAG CTGCTAATGGGCTAAATATCGATGAGAGGCTGAAAGCAGCAcgagaaagaagagaagagcaTCAGAGGTTGCTCG CCTCTCGGGAACTGAACAGGTTGGAGCGGGAACAGCGAGCCAGGCGCTACTATGAACAACAACTGCAGGAGCGCAAGAAGAAACTCCTGGAGCAGCGGAtcaaagaggagaggaggcgaGCTGCCGTGGAGGAGAAGCGCAAGCAGAGGCTGAAGGAGGAGAAA GAGCGACATGAAACTGCAGTGCGGAGGACGCTGGAGAAGAGCCAGAAGGCCCAACAGAACCTCGGTCAAAACTCCAGAGGAAGGAAGCTCACCAAAAATG TTCCACGTCGCTTGCCACTGACAGCATGGGAGAAGAATCTGGTCAGTCGCCTCCTTACCCCCACATGCTCTTATCTGGCCAGGAGCAAGAGCGCTGGTTGTCAGTCAGGAGAAGAAG TTGTCCATGTTTGTCGCCGTGCAGTTTCATTCCACTCTAtgaacaccaccaccaccaccacccctccTCACAAACCCCAACACCACTCCAGCTCAGTCCACCACAGGGCATCTGCCTCCCCCAGCAGCAGCCAGCACAGAAGCATCAACCTGGCGCAG ATTAAAGCATCAAGAAAGCAAGAAACTGTCAAGAAGAACTCCAACAGTGGCTCAAACATCAGATCATCCGCTGCCAACAACAGCGTCAAACCAGCCGCAGCTACACAAAGCAGAACAACCTCGCCCTCACCAGAACG GACCGCCCGAAGATCAATCAGCAGACATGCAGCCCCGCTGCAGCTTGAGCTGCCGTCTGTCCCCGAGGAGGATGTTGCTGTTTGTAGCTCTGCCCTCTCTCCTGGTAACTCAAGGCCTGTCAGGACATCAGATGAAGGTCAGCAAGAGGAAATGAGGGTGGAAAACACACCAGAGACTGCATGTTCAAACCTGCCTGACACTGAGAAGGAGGCTTTAACCAGAACAGCAGGAGATGGAA GTCCTTCCAAAATGGCTCCACAGGCTCCAGAAGTCACATCAAGGCCCTCAGCCGGGACCACGAACCCAGAGGAGGCCTCACGTCTCCTGGCTGAGAAGAGGAGGGAGGCCCGGCTgcagagggagaaagaagagCAGGAGCGtctgcagagagaggaggctgaaAG GCGGAGCCGCGAGGAACTGGAGCGCAGGAGGGCAGAGGAGCGAGCACGACAGCAGGCCGAAGCTCAGCGTCTAAtagaggagaagaggaagagggaggaagaggagcagagacGAGCTGAGGAAGAGAGAGCTCAGGCTAAGAGGGAGGCCGAACTTCTGCAGAAACAG agagaggaggagctaGCTAAAGAGCAAGCACGAGCCGAGCAGATCAAGCAAGAGCGAGACATACTCGCACAGAAAGAAGAGGCAGAGCGCCAAGCAAGAAAAAAG CGACTTGAGGAGATCATGCGGAGGACCAGAAGGACAGATTCTCCAGATACG AAATCTGTACCGGCGAGGATCCTGCCAAACGAAGCCCAACCAAAGGAAAACACAGTGCCTGTGCACAATGGAACGATAAAAGATGCTGTCAAGCTCCCCGTGGGGACGAAAACCACGCAGCTGGGGCTGAACAACGAGGAGGACATGGTGCCTGTCGTGGCCTTCAAAGAGCGCAGGTCTCTCAGAACGCTCACCGGCCTGGAGGAGATCCAGACGCACCAACGGGCAG AGGTCatctga
- the LOC110957996 gene encoding ensconsin-like isoform X3, with the protein MPGSIPSMAVQKKQSVVPPSQGPLSTRTIQSQRKGNRAENGSYMKPNSQTKKTASYVNKSAQICNTVTPRAAAAANGLNIDERLKAARERREEHQRLLASRELNRLEREQRARRYYEQQLQERKKKLLEQRIKEERRRAAVEEKRKQRLKEEKERHETAVRRTLEKSQKAQQNLGQNSRGRKLTKNVPRRLPLTAWEKNLVSRLLTPTCSYLARSKSAGCQSGEEVSFHSMNTTTTTTPPHKPQHHSSSVHHRASASPSSSQHRSINLAQIKASRKQETVKKNSNSGSNIRSSAANNSVKPAAATQSRTTSPSPERTARRSISRHAAPLQLELPSVPEEDVAVCSSALSPGNSRPVRTSDEGQQEEMRVENTPETACSNLPDTEKEALTRTAGDGSKSPSKMAPQAPEVTSRPSAGTTNPEEASRLLAEKRREARLQREKEEQERLQREEAERRSREELERRRAEERARQQAEAQRLIEEKRKREEEEQRRAEEERAQAKREAELLQKQREEELAKEQARAEQIKQERDILAQKEEAERQARKKRLEEIMRRTRRTDSPDTKSVPARILPNEAQPKENTVPVHNGTIKDAVKLPVGTKTTQLGLNNEEDMVPVVAFKERRSLRTLTGLEEIQTHQRAEVI; encoded by the exons ATGCCAGGCTCAATACCTAGCATGGCTGTGCAGAAGAAACAGAGTGTCGTCCCTCCATCGCAGGGACCACTCTCTACACGTACCATCCAGAGCCAGAGGAAGGGAAACAGAGCAG AAAATGGCTCTTATATGAAACCAAACTCACAGACAAAGAAAACCGCCTCTTATGTCAACAAGTCTGCCCAAATCTGCAACACAGTGACTCCTCGGGCCGCTGCAG CTGCTAATGGGCTAAATATCGATGAGAGGCTGAAAGCAGCAcgagaaagaagagaagagcaTCAGAGGTTGCTCG CCTCTCGGGAACTGAACAGGTTGGAGCGGGAACAGCGAGCCAGGCGCTACTATGAACAACAACTGCAGGAGCGCAAGAAGAAACTCCTGGAGCAGCGGAtcaaagaggagaggaggcgaGCTGCCGTGGAGGAGAAGCGCAAGCAGAGGCTGAAGGAGGAGAAA GAGCGACATGAAACTGCAGTGCGGAGGACGCTGGAGAAGAGCCAGAAGGCCCAACAGAACCTCGGTCAAAACTCCAGAGGAAGGAAGCTCACCAAAAATG TTCCACGTCGCTTGCCACTGACAGCATGGGAGAAGAATCTGGTCAGTCGCCTCCTTACCCCCACATGCTCTTATCTGGCCAGGAGCAAGAGCGCTGGTTGTCAGTCAGGAGAAGAAG TTTCATTCCACTCTAtgaacaccaccaccaccaccacccctccTCACAAACCCCAACACCACTCCAGCTCAGTCCACCACAGGGCATCTGCCTCCCCCAGCAGCAGCCAGCACAGAAGCATCAACCTGGCGCAG ATTAAAGCATCAAGAAAGCAAGAAACTGTCAAGAAGAACTCCAACAGTGGCTCAAACATCAGATCATCCGCTGCCAACAACAGCGTCAAACCAGCCGCAGCTACACAAAGCAGAACAACCTCGCCCTCACCAGAACG GACCGCCCGAAGATCAATCAGCAGACATGCAGCCCCGCTGCAGCTTGAGCTGCCGTCTGTCCCCGAGGAGGATGTTGCTGTTTGTAGCTCTGCCCTCTCTCCTGGTAACTCAAGGCCTGTCAGGACATCAGATGAAGGTCAGCAAGAGGAAATGAGGGTGGAAAACACACCAGAGACTGCATGTTCAAACCTGCCTGACACTGAGAAGGAGGCTTTAACCAGAACAGCAGGAGATGGAAGTAAGA GTCCTTCCAAAATGGCTCCACAGGCTCCAGAAGTCACATCAAGGCCCTCAGCCGGGACCACGAACCCAGAGGAGGCCTCACGTCTCCTGGCTGAGAAGAGGAGGGAGGCCCGGCTgcagagggagaaagaagagCAGGAGCGtctgcagagagaggaggctgaaAG GCGGAGCCGCGAGGAACTGGAGCGCAGGAGGGCAGAGGAGCGAGCACGACAGCAGGCCGAAGCTCAGCGTCTAAtagaggagaagaggaagagggaggaagaggagcagagacGAGCTGAGGAAGAGAGAGCTCAGGCTAAGAGGGAGGCCGAACTTCTGCAGAAACAG agagaggaggagctaGCTAAAGAGCAAGCACGAGCCGAGCAGATCAAGCAAGAGCGAGACATACTCGCACAGAAAGAAGAGGCAGAGCGCCAAGCAAGAAAAAAG CGACTTGAGGAGATCATGCGGAGGACCAGAAGGACAGATTCTCCAGATACG AAATCTGTACCGGCGAGGATCCTGCCAAACGAAGCCCAACCAAAGGAAAACACAGTGCCTGTGCACAATGGAACGATAAAAGATGCTGTCAAGCTCCCCGTGGGGACGAAAACCACGCAGCTGGGGCTGAACAACGAGGAGGACATGGTGCCTGTCGTGGCCTTCAAAGAGCGCAGGTCTCTCAGAACGCTCACCGGCCTGGAGGAGATCCAGACGCACCAACGGGCAG AGGTCatctga
- the LOC110957996 gene encoding ensconsin-like isoform X1, translating to MPGSIPSMAVQKKQSVVPPSQGPLSTRTIQSQRKGNRAENGSYMKPNSQTKKTASYVNKSAQICNTVTPRAAAAANGLNIDERLKAARERREEHQRLLASRELNRLEREQRARRYYEQQLQERKKKLLEQRIKEERRRAAVEEKRKQRLKEEKERHETAVRRTLEKSQKAQQNLGQNSRGRKLTKNVPRRLPLTAWEKNLVSRLLTPTCSYLARSKSAGCQSGEEVVHVCRRAVSFHSMNTTTTTTPPHKPQHHSSSVHHRASASPSSSQHRSINLAQIKASRKQETVKKNSNSGSNIRSSAANNSVKPAAATQSRTTSPSPERTARRSISRHAAPLQLELPSVPEEDVAVCSSALSPGNSRPVRTSDEGQQEEMRVENTPETACSNLPDTEKEALTRTAGDGSKSPSKMAPQAPEVTSRPSAGTTNPEEASRLLAEKRREARLQREKEEQERLQREEAERRSREELERRRAEERARQQAEAQRLIEEKRKREEEEQRRAEEERAQAKREAELLQKQREEELAKEQARAEQIKQERDILAQKEEAERQARKKRLEEIMRRTRRTDSPDTKSVPARILPNEAQPKENTVPVHNGTIKDAVKLPVGTKTTQLGLNNEEDMVPVVAFKERRSLRTLTGLEEIQTHQRAEVI from the exons ATGCCAGGCTCAATACCTAGCATGGCTGTGCAGAAGAAACAGAGTGTCGTCCCTCCATCGCAGGGACCACTCTCTACACGTACCATCCAGAGCCAGAGGAAGGGAAACAGAGCAG AAAATGGCTCTTATATGAAACCAAACTCACAGACAAAGAAAACCGCCTCTTATGTCAACAAGTCTGCCCAAATCTGCAACACAGTGACTCCTCGGGCCGCTGCAG CTGCTAATGGGCTAAATATCGATGAGAGGCTGAAAGCAGCAcgagaaagaagagaagagcaTCAGAGGTTGCTCG CCTCTCGGGAACTGAACAGGTTGGAGCGGGAACAGCGAGCCAGGCGCTACTATGAACAACAACTGCAGGAGCGCAAGAAGAAACTCCTGGAGCAGCGGAtcaaagaggagaggaggcgaGCTGCCGTGGAGGAGAAGCGCAAGCAGAGGCTGAAGGAGGAGAAA GAGCGACATGAAACTGCAGTGCGGAGGACGCTGGAGAAGAGCCAGAAGGCCCAACAGAACCTCGGTCAAAACTCCAGAGGAAGGAAGCTCACCAAAAATG TTCCACGTCGCTTGCCACTGACAGCATGGGAGAAGAATCTGGTCAGTCGCCTCCTTACCCCCACATGCTCTTATCTGGCCAGGAGCAAGAGCGCTGGTTGTCAGTCAGGAGAAGAAG TTGTCCATGTTTGTCGCCGTGCAGTTTCATTCCACTCTAtgaacaccaccaccaccaccacccctccTCACAAACCCCAACACCACTCCAGCTCAGTCCACCACAGGGCATCTGCCTCCCCCAGCAGCAGCCAGCACAGAAGCATCAACCTGGCGCAG ATTAAAGCATCAAGAAAGCAAGAAACTGTCAAGAAGAACTCCAACAGTGGCTCAAACATCAGATCATCCGCTGCCAACAACAGCGTCAAACCAGCCGCAGCTACACAAAGCAGAACAACCTCGCCCTCACCAGAACG GACCGCCCGAAGATCAATCAGCAGACATGCAGCCCCGCTGCAGCTTGAGCTGCCGTCTGTCCCCGAGGAGGATGTTGCTGTTTGTAGCTCTGCCCTCTCTCCTGGTAACTCAAGGCCTGTCAGGACATCAGATGAAGGTCAGCAAGAGGAAATGAGGGTGGAAAACACACCAGAGACTGCATGTTCAAACCTGCCTGACACTGAGAAGGAGGCTTTAACCAGAACAGCAGGAGATGGAAGTAAGA GTCCTTCCAAAATGGCTCCACAGGCTCCAGAAGTCACATCAAGGCCCTCAGCCGGGACCACGAACCCAGAGGAGGCCTCACGTCTCCTGGCTGAGAAGAGGAGGGAGGCCCGGCTgcagagggagaaagaagagCAGGAGCGtctgcagagagaggaggctgaaAG GCGGAGCCGCGAGGAACTGGAGCGCAGGAGGGCAGAGGAGCGAGCACGACAGCAGGCCGAAGCTCAGCGTCTAAtagaggagaagaggaagagggaggaagaggagcagagacGAGCTGAGGAAGAGAGAGCTCAGGCTAAGAGGGAGGCCGAACTTCTGCAGAAACAG agagaggaggagctaGCTAAAGAGCAAGCACGAGCCGAGCAGATCAAGCAAGAGCGAGACATACTCGCACAGAAAGAAGAGGCAGAGCGCCAAGCAAGAAAAAAG CGACTTGAGGAGATCATGCGGAGGACCAGAAGGACAGATTCTCCAGATACG AAATCTGTACCGGCGAGGATCCTGCCAAACGAAGCCCAACCAAAGGAAAACACAGTGCCTGTGCACAATGGAACGATAAAAGATGCTGTCAAGCTCCCCGTGGGGACGAAAACCACGCAGCTGGGGCTGAACAACGAGGAGGACATGGTGCCTGTCGTGGCCTTCAAAGAGCGCAGGTCTCTCAGAACGCTCACCGGCCTGGAGGAGATCCAGACGCACCAACGGGCAG AGGTCatctga